The genomic interval CTTCTTCCCCATCCCCCCATCCTGCTATGAAAATCTCCGTCATCATCCCCACTTATGGCCGCGAGGAACCTTTGTGCAATAGCCTTGCGGATGTTCTTAAGCAAGATTATCCTGACTTTGAAGTGATTGTTGTCGATCAAACGGCACAACACGAACCTGCTACCCAAGCCTATCTCGATGAACTTGCCTCCCAGGGTAAAATTCAGCTTTATCGCGTCAGTTGGGCGAGTTTACCAGGGGCGAGAAATTACGCCGTTCGACGGGCAACCGGAGAAATTATTCTATTTATTGATGATGATGTGGTTCTCCCGGAAGGCTTTCTCGCCGCCCACGCCCGCAACTACGAACGCCCGGAAGTGGGGGCTGTGGCGGGGCGCGTGTTAGACCGGATGAAATTGGGCGATTCTGGAGGAAAATTAACCATAGAAGATTTACCTCCCGCCGCCTGCGATCCGGGGATTGCTTGGTATCATATCGATTTGGTGCATACGGTTAAACCCCAAGCGGTGATTTCGGCGCGGGGTTGTAATATGTCTTTCCGCAAAGAGATTTTCTCGAAATATGGTTTAGCATTTGACGAACGGTTTCGCGGGAGTGCGGTACGCGAAGAGTCGGATTTTTGCTTGCGAATTCGCTCGACGGGCTACACAATTTGGTATGACCCGGAAGCGCAGTTAGTGCATTTAGGCGAAGAAACCGGGGGATGTCATGATATCTCGATGCGATCGCTCCAATACCAGATTACCTTCTATCACAATCACTTCTTGATGGGGTTAAAAAATCTCACCCCCGCCCAACAGTTGCGCTTTTATGCCAAGCTATTTGACTGTCACGTTTTAGGCCATCCCCCTTGTAATAAGAGTGGTTCGCCGCTGAAAATGGCGAGTCGGGCGGGTTTCTATGGTTTGGGCTTTTTCGCCGCCTTGAAAACGACGTTGCAAAATGGGCAAATTTATAGTCAATTCGATACAGAAGCTTCCCCAGTAGCGGCGGAACCGGTTAAGGAGGTTTCGTGAAACTGATCGTTTTAGCTTCCCACCCAGTTCAATATCACGCCCCCGTATTTCGCCAAATGGCGCAGGAGATCGAAGCGAAGGGGGGAGAATGTTTGGTGGTGTATTTATCTGACTTCTCGATCCAAGGCTATCGCGATCGCGAGTTTAATACCACCTTCGCCTGGGATGAACCCCTATTAGAAGGCTATCGCTCTACGTTCCTCAACAGCAACCAGCAGGAACAACCCGCAGGCTTTCGCGACTTGCACGCGCCGGGATGGGTAGATATTCTCAAAGCCGAAAAACCGACGCGGATTTTAGTCACCACCTTAAACTATCAAGGGGCCGTGACTGCCACCCTACAAGCCCGGTTGCGGGGTATTCCCTGTACCTTACGCGCCGAAACGACAGATGTCTCGGTGGTGAGAAGCCCAATGAAGGAGAAAGTGCGATCGCTGATCTATCGCACCTCCTACAGCTTATTTGATTCTGCCATTGCTTTTGGTGAATTCAACCGCCAACACCTGATTCGTCATGGCATTTCCCCGAAACGCTTGGGGATGGCTTATTTTAGCGTGCGCGATCGCACCTCAGAAATTCCCGCCCCAGAAAAACAGCACTTGCGCCAAAACCTGCGAACCTCCCTCGGCTTCAACGACGCGCAAACAGTTCTCCTATTTAGCGGTAAACTCATCCCCAAGAAAAACCCGGAACTCATTCTCAATGCGATCGCCCAACTGCCCCTAGAAATTCAGCAACAATTAGGGGTAATCTTTTTAGGATCGGGGACATTAGCCGAAAAATTGCAAACCCTAGCCCAGCAACTTGCACCCCTTCCCATCCATTTCGCCGGGTTTAAAAATCAACAAGAACTCCCCCCCTATTATTTAGCCGCCGATGTCTTGGTTTTACCTTCGCAACGCCAAGGGGAAGTTTGGGGGTTAGTGGTGAATGAAGCCTTACAAGCGGGTTTACCCTGTATCGTCACTGAAGCGGTGGGTTGTACGGCAGATTTTGCCAACTTTCCCGATTTCAAAATTATTCCAGAAAATGATGCGATCGCGCTAGCCCAAGCCATTCAATCTCTGTTGGGGAAACCCCGCGACTTTAACCGCTATCAAACCCAGATGCAAAACTATTCTATTGCAGCCTGCGCCCACCAGATGGCGGAGTTTCTGTGGGACTTGAAATAGCGTCAGTCTATCAGGAGCGAGATTGCTTCGTATTTTAGCACTCCTAAGCGTTGACCCCACAAAGGCAGAAACCGGGTTTATCGCCCGGTTTCTCAAGATGTTATTGGGAATTAAACGTATCGGGATCGACGTTTAAGCTGACAGCGCCTTGATCGTAGTCTGGGACTTTAATGGTAAGAGGGCGCGTTTTCCAGATCTCCTTGCAGTATTCGCGAATGGTGCGATCGCTGCTAAACTTACCCATTCGGGCAGAATTGAGAATGGACATCCGCGTCCAATTTTCGCGATCGCGATAGGCCCGATCCACCTGTGCCTGACAATCAACATAGGCCTGATAATCGGCAAATAGCAGGTATTGATCGAGATCGAGTAGCGAATTGACTAGCGGTTTAAAGGTTTCGCGATCCCCATGCGAGAAATCTCCAGCCGCAATACGACCGATCACTTCTTGTAACTCAAGATTTTCGTTAAAGTAAGTCATCGGGTTATAGCCTTCGGCTTTCAGCGCATAGACTTGTTCGGCGGTTAACCCAAACAAGAAGAAATTCTCTGCACCGACTTCTTCGCGAATTTCAATGTTCGCTCCATCTAGGGTACCAATCGTCAGCGCCCCATTCATGGCGAACTTCATATTCCCCGTACCCGATGCTTCTTTACCGGCGGTGGAAATTTGTTCGGATAACTCAGCGGCGGGATAGACCTTTTGTCCCAAAGATACCGAATATCCGGCTAAGAATACCACCTTCAGGCGTCCGGCGACATCGGCATCATTATTAATGACTGGTGCGATCGCGTTAACCAATTGAATGATTAACTTTGCCAAATAATAACCGGGCGCAGCCTTACCCGCAAAGATAAAGGTACGCGGTTGGATTTCAATTTGGGGATTGCGCTTAATCCGGTTATAGAGGGTAATGATGTACAGCACCATCAACAATTGGCGCTTGTATTCGTGAATGCGCTTAACTTGCACGTCGAACAGCGAATCGAGATCCACTTCCACATCGTTAAACAGCAGAATATAATCAGCAAGATCCTGCTTGCAGGCTCGTTTAATCTCTTGCCATTGCTGCCGGAATGCCGGATCGTCTGCGTAGGCTTCTAACTGTCTAAATTGGTCGAGATCCGTCACCCAACCTTTACCAATTTTGGACGTAATTAACTGACACAGGCGAGGGTTACTCAACAACAACCAACGGCGCGGCGTTACCCCATTGGTTTTATTATTAAATTTCTCCGGCCAGAAGCGATAGAAGTCTTGCAGGACATCTTGTTTGAGCAATTCCGTATGCAAAGCCGCCACCCCGTTAATTGCATGGCTACCCACGCAGGCTAAATGCGCCATACAAACCGATTTTTCGGGTAATTCGGCGATAATCGACATTTGGGCGGCCTTTTGCGGATCTTGGGGATAGCGCGATCGCACCTCTTTCAAGAAGCGATGATTAATTTCGTAGATAATCTCCAAATGGCGGGGTAGCAAGCGTTCAAACAAACTCACCGGCCAGCGTTCTAAGGCTTCTGAGAGTAGAGTATGGTTGGTATAGGCAAAACAGGCGCGAGTAATCACCCAAGCGCGGTTCCAACCCACTTCATGTACGTCCACCAATAATCGCATCAATTCCGCAACCCCAATTGCGGGGTGGGTATCGTTTAGCTGAATGGCCACTTTTTCGGGAAAGACATCAAAGTTGGCGTGACTGCGGCGGTAGTTGCGAATAATATCTTGCAACGAACAACTGACAAAGAAATACTGTTGTTCGAGGCGCAGTTGCTTCCCTTGGGAGGTATTATCGTTCGGATAAAGCACCTTAGAGATATTTTCCGAACTAATCTTATCCGTCACCGCGCCTGCATAATCTCCGCTGTTGAAGACTTGGAAATCAAACTCTTCAGACGCCCCGGCCCGCCATAGGCGCAGCGTATTCACCGTATTGTGGTTATAACCGGGAACCGGAGTATCGTAGGGCGTGCCCATTACCTTGCGATCGGCCACCCAACGCACCCGATAATGGCCGTGACGGTCTTGATGTCCTTCCGTGTGGCCGCCAAACAGAACATCTACCGTCAGTTCCGGACGGCGAATTTCCCAAGGGTTGCCAAAACGCAACCACTTATCGGGATGTTCGACTTGCACGCCATTTTCGATCCGTTGGTCAAAGATCCCAAATTCGTAGCGAATACCATAGCCAACGGCGGGAATTTCTAGGGTCGCCAGGGAGTCAAGGAAACAGGCGGCTAAACGTCCTAAACCGCCATTTCCCAAACCGGGTTCGGCTTCCAGGATGGTGAGTTGACCGAGATCGATCCCTAATTCGCTTAAGGCTTGGCGAATTTTTTCTTCCAAACCTAGGTTAAGCAGGTTATTTTCCAGTTGGCGGCCCATGAGAAATTCCGCCGACAGATAATAAACGCTTTTAACGTCTTGCTGAATATAAGTCGTTGTGGTTTCAATCCACCGACGCAACAGGCGATCGCGAATTGTATAGGCCAACGCCACGTAATAGTCGTAAGGGGTGGCGAGGAACTCGTTTTTACCTTGGATGTAATACAAATTGTCAATGAAGGCCCGCTTCAGGGTTTCGACGGTCATGCCCGTGCGGTCGTCTTCAATGTGAATATTGATATTATCCGTGGCTGGGATTTGTTCTTTTAATGACATTTGCGGGTTTTGGGCGAGAAACTTGTCCATAGAGCATCGTCAAAGCTTAACGTATAGTCATTACACATCGGTCGATCGTTTCCCATCGATTTTAGAAGGCGAACTGGCGAATGGGCGGAAATCTCCCGTTAAATTTCATCCGGTTGGGCAATTTTGACTCGATTTCGACCGCCTCGTTTAGCCGCATACATGGCTTTATCGGCGGCTTCATTCAAGCTATTGGGGTCTCCATACTCTGGAAAACCCGCAACGCCGCAACTAAAAGTCACGGAAAATTCATGTTCTGCGGCTTGTTGGCGGACTTTCGCGAAGCCGTCGCGAATTTCATCAAAGACTTTAGCCGCTGCTTGGACGCTGGTATCGGGGAGGATCGCCGCAAATTCTTCGCCTCCATAACGGCCAATTACATCGGTTTTACGGAGACGCTGCTGTAACAGGCGAGACAGACTGCGAATAACGCGATCGCCGATTAAGTGACCGAAGGCGTCGTTAATCGATTTAAAGTGGTCAATATCGAGCATGGCGAAGGCGAGGGGCTTTGAAGAGCGTTTGGCGCGGGCGACTTCGATGTAAAGCTGTTCTTTCGTTTTCGTGTGGTTAAACAGTCCGGTTAGGGAGTCGCGCACCATAAAGGAACTGAGAATGCGCGATCGCATCACGCGGCTTTTCACCTCCGCCACCAGATGCGAGGGTTCAATGGGTTTAGTTAAAAATTCATCGCCCCCCAAATGCATCGCCGCCAGTTGCTGTTCCATATTGGTTTCAATCGAGAGAAACACGATCGGAATGCTGACGTAAGCATCCTGCTGGCGGATCACCGAAGCTAACTCCAAACCGCTACAACCGGGCATATACATATCCATTAAAATCAAGTCTGGCTTAAACTCCACCAGCGGTTGCATCACCTGCATCGGATCGGTGACAACCGCAGTCAGCATCCCGGCTTGTTGCAAAACGGCGGCATAGTAGGTGGCTAAGATCGATTCATCTTCCACAATTAAAATCCGTCCGGGTTCGACGGGTTTATGGGCGGTGAGGGTATCGAGCTTGTCAATTAAGCCGCCAATGTCTACAGGCTTGGTAAAATAGGCAGACCCACCAGCCCGCACGGCTTGCAAGCGGGCCGTTAGATCCTCGCGGGCAGAAATGAAAATGACTGGTAAAGGCGTCAGGCGTTCGCGTTGAATGGCTTGCATGAGTTCTGGCCCAGCACAATGACCCTCTGGCAAAATAATATCCATCACCAGCGCTGCGGGATTGGCTTGGTCGATCGCCGCGCTTAAGCCTTGTAAATCTTGAAAAATTTCGACGGTATAACTAAAGAAACTCAATTGCAGCGCTAAATCTTGAGCGAGAATGGGGTCATCTTCCACTAAAAAGATCAGTTTTTTCTGTTCTTGCAGCGAGAAGAAATGGGGCGTTTCGATCGTCCGATCCGGCTGCCAAAGCAAGTTCCGATGGGCAAACTCACCGCGATCGCTCAGATGCGTATTGGGAAGGTCTTGCTGAGGGTCGATCGTCGCGCGTTTTAAAGCTTCTAGCAAGCTTTTAATCGAGGCTTTTTGCTCGGCAGACGGGATGCGGTTTGTGGCGATCGCATCTCGCAGGCAACACTCTAAGGTATACGTAATCTCGCTAACACCCGCAAACCCAAAGGTGGCACTCGTCCCCACAAGGCGATGAGCCAAACAATGGAAAATTTCCCACTCCGCTAAATCCCAAGGAGCCTCTAGTAGTTTTTGCCAAATCTGTTCTAGTTCTTCTACCTTTTTGGGCAGTTGTTGCTCGTAAGCTCGGCGGAGGGCTTCAAATTGTTCCCGAACATTCTCTGGCGAACTGATCATGATCGTAGGTTAACTATTTAAGGATAAAGAAGGGGCGATTCCCGCAGGGATGCTTACGAAAAGCTGCGAAGATCGCTCTGATCGAATCGCGAAATCTTGAATAGAGCCAGATGCACGAATTTCCTAGGGAGGAGTTTGAAGCCCGCAGGGATGATGAGCGGAGACTAACGACTTTATTGTATCGAGCAACTCTTGATTAGAGGTACGGGTCTTCACCAGCTTGGCGGCAATTTTAGCACTCACCTCTCGGCTTACCTCTTGGGCAGAGAAAATCACCACGGGGATCGGTTGACCTCCAGGATACGGGCTTTTGAGTTGGGGGAGCAACTCCAACCCATACCCATCGGGAAGTCCAATATCTAAAATGACCAAATCAAAGCTTTCTCGCGCCAAGAAGTGATGAGCCGCGCTTAAGGTATGCGCCGGGATGATATCGGCAACTTCTGCCAAAATCGCTGAGACAATTCTGAGAATATCCAAATCATCCTCCACATGGAGAATTTTCGGTCGGCAACCCGGATGATGCAAGACGGCTTGTTTAATGGCACTCATGAGGCGATCGCGATCGATGGGTTTATCTAACCAATCAACTACCGCAAATTCGCTATTACTCAAGGCTTTGCGACCTTGTTGAGCGCTGGCTGAAACAATCACAATCGCCAAATGGGGTATGCTGTCGTGTAGTTCGCGCATCAGCGAAATCCCATCTTGATCGGGCATGGCGAGATCGAGCGTCATCGCCACATAGGGACAAGGCGTTTGGGCAAGTCGTTGCTTGGCTTGGCTGGCGTTGTAGGCAATATCGGTCTGGTAGCCGCCGTTGGCGAGCATTAAACTCAGCAAGTGGGCAATATCGGGATCGTCTTCGCAAATGAGAATCCGAGGTTGATGGGGTGCAACGCTAGGAAGTGCAGCTTCAGGCGATCGCCATTGGGGCAAACTGAAGTAAAAGGTCGTTCCTCGATCCACCTCGGTGTCAAAACCAATCTCTCCCCCCAAGCGTTCGATAATCGCTTTACTGATGCTTAACCCTAACCCCGTTCCCCCCTTTTGGCGAGAGTCGGAAGAGTCGGCTTGGGCGAATTTCTGGAAAATTTGGCTGCGAAACGCCTCTGGAATGCCCGCACCGCGATCGCGAACGCTGACTTGCACCCATTCCCCCAGTTGGGCTTGAATTTGGACTGTCACCACATCATTTAACGGGGAAAACTTGGCCGCATTGGACAATAAATTCGCCATCACTTGCATCAGGCGGGTGCTATCAACATTGACCTGAATATTCTCAACCTCAGTTTCTAGACAAAAGCTCACCCCAAACTGTTCGCCGTAAGCCCGGTTGGCTTCAATAGCTTGTTCAACCAAACTCACCAGATCGAAGGGTTGCAGCGAGAAATCCATTTTTCCCGATTCAATCTTCTCAATATCGAGAATGTCATTAATCAGCAAAACCAACCGTTCGCTGTTTTTATAGGCAATCTCAATTAAGCTTTTGGCGGGTGCGGGTAACTCTCCGACAACGCCCCCCATCATCAGACTTAAAGAACCGCGAATGGAAGTCAGAGGGGTTCGCAGTTCGTGACTCACCATTGAGACAAACTCATTCTTCAGGCGTTCGATCTTTTTGCCTTCGGTGATATCGCAA from Desertifilum tharense IPPAS B-1220 carries:
- the hpsN gene encoding hormogonium polysaccharide biosynthesis glycosyltransferase HpsN, whose protein sequence is MKISVIIPTYGREEPLCNSLADVLKQDYPDFEVIVVDQTAQHEPATQAYLDELASQGKIQLYRVSWASLPGARNYAVRRATGEIILFIDDDVVLPEGFLAAHARNYERPEVGAVAGRVLDRMKLGDSGGKLTIEDLPPAACDPGIAWYHIDLVHTVKPQAVISARGCNMSFRKEIFSKYGLAFDERFRGSAVREESDFCLRIRSTGYTIWYDPEAQLVHLGEETGGCHDISMRSLQYQITFYHNHFLMGLKNLTPAQQLRFYAKLFDCHVLGHPPCNKSGSPLKMASRAGFYGLGFFAALKTTLQNGQIYSQFDTEASPVAAEPVKEVS
- a CDS encoding glycosyltransferase family 4 protein — encoded protein: MKLIVLASHPVQYHAPVFRQMAQEIEAKGGECLVVYLSDFSIQGYRDREFNTTFAWDEPLLEGYRSTFLNSNQQEQPAGFRDLHAPGWVDILKAEKPTRILVTTLNYQGAVTATLQARLRGIPCTLRAETTDVSVVRSPMKEKVRSLIYRTSYSLFDSAIAFGEFNRQHLIRHGISPKRLGMAYFSVRDRTSEIPAPEKQHLRQNLRTSLGFNDAQTVLLFSGKLIPKKNPELILNAIAQLPLEIQQQLGVIFLGSGTLAEKLQTLAQQLAPLPIHFAGFKNQQELPPYYLAADVLVLPSQRQGEVWGLVVNEALQAGLPCIVTEAVGCTADFANFPDFKIIPENDAIALAQAIQSLLGKPRDFNRYQTQMQNYSIAACAHQMAEFLWDLK
- a CDS encoding glycogen/starch/alpha-glucan phosphorylase, producing MSLKEQIPATDNINIHIEDDRTGMTVETLKRAFIDNLYYIQGKNEFLATPYDYYVALAYTIRDRLLRRWIETTTTYIQQDVKSVYYLSAEFLMGRQLENNLLNLGLEEKIRQALSELGIDLGQLTILEAEPGLGNGGLGRLAACFLDSLATLEIPAVGYGIRYEFGIFDQRIENGVQVEHPDKWLRFGNPWEIRRPELTVDVLFGGHTEGHQDRHGHYRVRWVADRKVMGTPYDTPVPGYNHNTVNTLRLWRAGASEEFDFQVFNSGDYAGAVTDKISSENISKVLYPNDNTSQGKQLRLEQQYFFVSCSLQDIIRNYRRSHANFDVFPEKVAIQLNDTHPAIGVAELMRLLVDVHEVGWNRAWVITRACFAYTNHTLLSEALERWPVSLFERLLPRHLEIIYEINHRFLKEVRSRYPQDPQKAAQMSIIAELPEKSVCMAHLACVGSHAINGVAALHTELLKQDVLQDFYRFWPEKFNNKTNGVTPRRWLLLSNPRLCQLITSKIGKGWVTDLDQFRQLEAYADDPAFRQQWQEIKRACKQDLADYILLFNDVEVDLDSLFDVQVKRIHEYKRQLLMVLYIITLYNRIKRNPQIEIQPRTFIFAGKAAPGYYLAKLIIQLVNAIAPVINNDADVAGRLKVVFLAGYSVSLGQKVYPAAELSEQISTAGKEASGTGNMKFAMNGALTIGTLDGANIEIREEVGAENFFLFGLTAEQVYALKAEGYNPMTYFNENLELQEVIGRIAAGDFSHGDRETFKPLVNSLLDLDQYLLFADYQAYVDCQAQVDRAYRDRENWTRMSILNSARMGKFSSDRTIREYCKEIWKTRPLTIKVPDYDQGAVSLNVDPDTFNSQ
- a CDS encoding diguanylate cyclase: MISSPENVREQFEALRRAYEQQLPKKVEELEQIWQKLLEAPWDLAEWEIFHCLAHRLVGTSATFGFAGVSEITYTLECCLRDAIATNRIPSAEQKASIKSLLEALKRATIDPQQDLPNTHLSDRGEFAHRNLLWQPDRTIETPHFFSLQEQKKLIFLVEDDPILAQDLALQLSFFSYTVEIFQDLQGLSAAIDQANPAALVMDIILPEGHCAGPELMQAIQRERLTPLPVIFISAREDLTARLQAVRAGGSAYFTKPVDIGGLIDKLDTLTAHKPVEPGRILIVEDESILATYYAAVLQQAGMLTAVVTDPMQVMQPLVEFKPDLILMDMYMPGCSGLELASVIRQQDAYVSIPIVFLSIETNMEQQLAAMHLGGDEFLTKPIEPSHLVAEVKSRVMRSRILSSFMVRDSLTGLFNHTKTKEQLYIEVARAKRSSKPLAFAMLDIDHFKSINDAFGHLIGDRVIRSLSRLLQQRLRKTDVIGRYGGEEFAAILPDTSVQAAAKVFDEIRDGFAKVRQQAAEHEFSVTFSCGVAGFPEYGDPNSLNEAADKAMYAAKRGGRNRVKIAQPDEI